The proteins below come from a single Eubacterium limosum genomic window:
- a CDS encoding DNA translocase FtsK 4TM domain-containing protein: protein MATASKKKPAKKRAGVSKARAGSRVKKQAGMSPMVKQRITGAVLAVLGLYVGYAFLTATPGILDKIVGKVIFTYMFGNTTIMIALYMIAWGIMLFFDKHKGNIQTLVMVFLLLVNLMVVFSLNIPRLMTYSVLDLFSVASYGGYGGIIGILLSYFLQMLVTKVGTIVFLILASVAEALLIVRANFNEYYQKMKENKFGVAPLKNKVDDLVEERKLSKELSEKSKIAKKNKEKQEEPASDSYDGLFQRSETGKVSIDTEILDFIDDVNKELDESEPLEDSNETLPEEQQESLFLLPEKKQKQNKIVDELLDLSDDGENPVNPQMEADEVYHFPETTLLNPPASGSKNRKDAVVKKAKIIEETLSNFGVHAKIVGVDVGPSITRFELQPDPGVKVNKIVNLADDLALNLATSDIRIEAPIPGKAAVGIEVPNEESVIVGLREIIETPAFENFKGPLPFALGKTLSGQNIIGDISKMPHVLIAGATGSGKSVCINSIIISLLYKASPEDLRFIMIDPKMVELNQYNAIPHLLIPVVTDPKKASYALNWGIKEMTDRYQLFKENGVRDIDGYNELMAGQGGEKLPRIVIVVDELADLMMTSPKECENAICRIAQLARACGIHLIIATQRPSVDVITGLIKANIPSRIAFSVASNTDSRTILDMAGAEKLLGKGDMLYYPVGKSKPLRVQCTFVSDAEINRVINAVKPKKQPTYNDEIEEAINEPQEEEEAKEDDLDPLFDQAVETAFTYNQVSTSMLQRKLKVGYARAGRLIDSLEQKGIISGPNGSKPRTLLMTQEEYYRR from the coding sequence GTGGCAACAGCAAGCAAAAAGAAACCGGCTAAAAAGCGCGCAGGCGTGTCAAAGGCCCGTGCTGGCAGCCGCGTTAAAAAGCAGGCTGGCATGAGCCCGATGGTCAAGCAGAGAATAACCGGTGCGGTTCTGGCCGTTCTGGGCCTTTATGTCGGCTATGCTTTTTTGACAGCAACGCCCGGAATTTTAGATAAAATTGTGGGGAAGGTTATCTTTACCTATATGTTTGGCAATACAACCATCATGATTGCCCTTTATATGATCGCCTGGGGAATCATGTTGTTTTTTGACAAGCATAAGGGAAACATACAGACACTGGTCATGGTGTTTTTACTGCTGGTTAATCTGATGGTGGTCTTCAGCCTGAATATTCCAAGGCTTATGACCTACAGCGTGCTCGATCTTTTCAGTGTGGCCAGTTATGGCGGCTATGGCGGAATTATCGGGATACTGCTTTCCTATTTCCTTCAGATGTTGGTGACCAAGGTCGGTACGATTGTTTTTCTGATACTGGCGTCTGTCGCCGAAGCCCTGTTGATTGTACGGGCAAATTTTAACGAGTATTATCAGAAAATGAAGGAAAACAAATTTGGTGTCGCACCTCTGAAAAATAAGGTTGACGATCTGGTAGAAGAACGCAAGCTTTCAAAAGAACTGAGTGAAAAAAGCAAAATTGCCAAGAAGAATAAGGAAAAACAGGAAGAGCCAGCGAGCGACAGCTATGATGGCCTGTTCCAGCGCTCAGAGACCGGAAAGGTTTCGATTGATACAGAGATTCTTGATTTTATTGATGATGTCAATAAAGAGCTGGATGAATCGGAACCCCTGGAGGATTCCAACGAGACTTTGCCAGAAGAACAGCAGGAAAGCCTTTTTCTGCTTCCTGAAAAGAAGCAGAAGCAGAATAAAATTGTGGATGAGCTTCTGGATTTATCCGATGACGGGGAGAACCCTGTAAACCCTCAAATGGAGGCTGACGAGGTTTATCATTTTCCGGAAACGACTTTGTTAAATCCGCCAGCCTCCGGCTCTAAAAACAGAAAGGACGCAGTGGTTAAAAAGGCGAAGATTATCGAGGAAACACTTTCTAATTTTGGCGTACATGCCAAAATCGTCGGGGTGGATGTTGGCCCGAGTATTACCCGGTTTGAGCTTCAGCCAGACCCGGGTGTCAAGGTCAATAAGATTGTTAATCTGGCAGATGACCTGGCGTTGAATCTGGCAACCTCGGATATTCGTATTGAGGCGCCCATTCCAGGAAAAGCTGCGGTCGGCATTGAGGTGCCTAACGAGGAGAGCGTCATTGTCGGGCTGCGCGAGATCATTGAGACACCAGCCTTTGAAAATTTCAAGGGGCCCTTGCCCTTCGCGCTCGGCAAAACGCTGTCTGGCCAGAACATTATCGGGGACATCAGCAAAATGCCCCATGTACTTATCGCGGGTGCCACAGGCTCTGGTAAGAGTGTGTGCATCAACAGTATTATCATCAGTCTTTTGTACAAGGCTTCACCCGAGGATTTACGCTTTATCATGATTGACCCCAAAATGGTCGAGCTGAACCAGTACAACGCCATACCGCACCTTCTGATTCCAGTGGTCACAGACCCCAAGAAGGCATCCTATGCCTTGAACTGGGGCATTAAGGAAATGACAGACCGCTATCAGCTGTTTAAGGAAAACGGCGTGCGTGACATTGACGGGTATAATGAACTGATGGCTGGCCAGGGCGGAGAAAAGCTGCCGCGGATCGTCATTGTGGTTGACGAGCTGGCCGACCTGATGATGACATCGCCCAAGGAATGTGAAAATGCGATCTGCCGTATTGCTCAGCTGGCCAGAGCTTGTGGGATTCATCTGATCATCGCGACACAGAGACCCTCGGTGGATGTGATCACCGGGCTGATCAAGGCGAACATTCCATCCCGTATTGCCTTTTCGGTGGCGTCTAATACAGACTCCCGAACCATTCTTGATATGGCCGGGGCTGAAAAGCTGCTGGGCAAGGGGGATATGCTTTATTACCCCGTCGGAAAATCAAAACCCCTGCGTGTACAGTGTACCTTTGTATCTGACGCGGAGATCAACCGCGTAATCAATGCGGTCAAACCCAAAAAACAGCCAACCTATAATGATGAGATTGAGGAGGCGATTAACGAGCCGCAGGAAGAAGAGGAAGCCAAAGAGGATGACCTGGACCCGCTGTTTGACCAGGCAGTGGAGACAGCCTTTACCTATAATCAGGTATCGACCTCCATGCTCCAGCGTAAGCTGAAGGTTGGCTATGCCCGGGCGGGAAGGCTTATTGATTCCCTTGAGCAAAAGGGCATTATCTCAGGGCCAAACGGCAGCAAACCGCGAACCCTGCTGATGACACAGGAAGAATACTACAGGAGGTGA
- the rimO gene encoding 30S ribosomal protein S12 methylthiotransferase RimO, with the protein MKKIHITTLGCDKNTVDAQQMLGMLAENGYTIEPDPARAEVIVVNTCCFIQAAKEESIEYILEYAGYKESGPCEILIAAGCMAERYHKELAEEMPEVDGFLGVGHIDNIIDLIKDIEGGRGRETLSGNIDRPYVEEMPRYIEDNTVTAYLKISEGCDHHCTYCVIPKIRGRHRSRSPEAIYKEAAYLEKKGVRELIIIAQDITQYGNDLEGEINLAGLLTWLSEDFSFRWIRLLYMYPEGITEELLDVIASHDNLCHYFDIPIQHTEDKILKRMGRPVNKKHLFEQIGLIREKLPDAVLRTAIITGFPGETEEDHEGLLASLRALKINRLGVFKYSQEEGTPAAEFPDQVDEAVMERRWNEIYGQQEGITAEANEAFVGRSLDVLIEEMEAPGTYSGRTYGDAPEIDCMVFANSGEEVLDIGNFYKVKIIQTLDYDLIGDVENELT; encoded by the coding sequence GTGAAGAAAATCCATATCACAACCCTGGGCTGTGATAAAAATACCGTAGACGCTCAGCAGATGCTGGGAATGCTCGCGGAAAACGGCTATACCATTGAACCCGACCCGGCACGGGCTGAAGTGATTGTGGTCAATACCTGCTGCTTTATCCAGGCGGCCAAGGAGGAATCCATCGAGTATATTCTTGAATACGCCGGCTATAAGGAAAGCGGGCCGTGTGAGATCCTGATAGCAGCAGGCTGTATGGCAGAGCGCTATCATAAAGAGCTTGCGGAGGAAATGCCTGAGGTTGACGGCTTTTTAGGCGTGGGGCATATTGACAACATCATTGACCTGATTAAAGATATTGAAGGCGGAAGGGGAAGAGAAACGCTCTCTGGAAATATCGACCGCCCTTATGTGGAAGAAATGCCCCGCTATATCGAGGACAACACCGTTACAGCCTATCTGAAAATCAGTGAAGGCTGTGACCATCACTGCACCTACTGTGTGATTCCCAAAATTCGTGGAAGACACCGGAGCCGCAGTCCAGAGGCTATTTATAAAGAAGCGGCTTATCTGGAGAAAAAGGGTGTCAGGGAGCTGATCATTATCGCCCAGGACATCACCCAGTATGGGAACGACCTGGAGGGAGAGATAAATCTGGCAGGGCTGCTGACGTGGCTGTCGGAGGATTTTTCCTTCCGTTGGATACGTCTGCTCTATATGTATCCTGAGGGCATCACAGAAGAGCTTCTGGATGTGATCGCCAGCCATGACAACCTCTGCCATTATTTTGATATTCCCATCCAGCATACTGAGGATAAAATTTTAAAACGCATGGGGCGTCCAGTTAACAAAAAGCATCTTTTTGAACAGATCGGGCTGATCCGCGAAAAGCTGCCTGACGCGGTACTCAGGACCGCGATTATCACTGGTTTTCCCGGTGAGACAGAGGAAGACCATGAGGGGCTGCTCGCCTCGCTAAGAGCGCTTAAAATCAACCGATTGGGTGTGTTCAAATACTCGCAGGAGGAAGGAACCCCTGCGGCGGAGTTTCCGGATCAGGTGGATGAAGCGGTTATGGAAAGACGTTGGAATGAAATATACGGACAGCAGGAGGGCATAACAGCTGAAGCCAATGAAGCCTTTGTCGGCAGAAGCCTGGACGTTTTAATAGAGGAAATGGAGGCGCCGGGAACCTATTCCGGGCGAACCTATGGTGATGCACCAGAAATTGATTGTATGGTTTTTGCCAATAGCGGGGAAGAGGTATTAGACATTGGCAATTTCTATAAAGTAAAAATAATCCAGACACTGGATTATGATTTGATAGGAGATGTAGAAAATGAACTTACCTAA
- the pgsA gene encoding CDP-diacylglycerol--glycerol-3-phosphate 3-phosphatidyltransferase yields MNLPNKITMARIIMIPFFIIALLVNFPFHEPIAVVIFIVASASDAVDGHLARSRNLITDFGKFMDPLADKLLTCSAFICLVELQMIPSWVVIIIIAREFAITGLRTLAASDGIVIAASKWGKAKTISQMIAIIALLLVNWPVMAFPALLLFGNIMVYVALALTLISGIDYFRLNKGVFRSM; encoded by the coding sequence ATGAACTTACCTAACAAAATTACCATGGCCCGAATTATTATGATTCCATTCTTTATTATTGCCCTGCTGGTCAATTTCCCATTCCACGAGCCCATTGCGGTGGTGATTTTTATTGTCGCCTCTGCCTCTGACGCGGTGGACGGGCATCTTGCCAGAAGCCGGAATCTGATTACGGATTTTGGAAAATTTATGGATCCGCTGGCAGATAAGCTGCTGACCTGCTCAGCGTTTATCTGTCTGGTTGAGCTGCAGATGATCCCGTCCTGGGTGGTTATCATCATCATTGCCCGCGAATTCGCCATTACAGGTCTCCGGACGCTGGCGGCTTCCGACGGCATTGTCATTGCTGCCAGCAAATGGGGCAAGGCCAAGACCATTTCCCAGATGATTGCAATCATCGCATTGCTGCTGGTCAACTGGCCGGTTATGGCATTCCCCGCCTTGCTGCTATTCGGTAACATCATGGTTTATGTTGCCCTGGCCCTGACCCTTATTTCAGGTATTGATTATTTCAGACTGAACAAGGGTGTCTTTAGAAGTATGTAG
- a CDS encoding nucleoid-associated protein encodes MEIDVHVKRAILHILDTGAGIPVLSDTLLGLPIGIQEYLYKHLTRAMKDPDIKRTQFVDPPSRFCELVQQYKKDDESFTSVSQEIASLLFDFMVENVGVPSADLLVVDFIGDGEPYLGVLKLNYKHSYIHYVDHEDGRLNDILRQPCSLPTEGQRLDEFVIINLNTGQIFLKEKKFEIDDKKEYYLSNRLVLCEDVLSEKQTFDIVEKTVKKIIASEYNGDIEKLNTVKRVIADDYESDSVIDMDSIAQATFGDDFTVKERFREEAAKKGLTQRKVEVSDNIESKIFKKQKFVTVSGIELSIPTDYLMREDIVEFRNNPDGTISVEIKNIEGFVPK; translated from the coding sequence ATGGAAATTGACGTTCATGTTAAAAGAGCAATTTTACACATTCTGGATACGGGCGCGGGGATTCCGGTGCTTTCGGATACACTGCTGGGGCTGCCCATCGGTATTCAGGAATACTTGTATAAACATCTGACCCGGGCGATGAAGGATCCGGATATTAAGAGAACCCAGTTTGTGGACCCGCCAAGCCGTTTTTGTGAGCTGGTACAGCAGTATAAAAAGGATGACGAAAGCTTTACATCTGTCAGCCAGGAAATCGCGAGCCTGCTCTTTGATTTTATGGTGGAGAATGTCGGGGTGCCGTCGGCAGATCTGCTGGTGGTCGATTTTATTGGCGACGGAGAGCCTTATTTGGGTGTTTTAAAGCTGAATTACAAGCATAGCTATATCCACTATGTCGATCACGAGGACGGCCGTTTAAATGATATTCTTCGTCAGCCCTGCTCACTGCCCACAGAAGGGCAGCGGCTGGATGAGTTTGTGATCATCAATTTAAATACCGGTCAGATTTTTCTAAAGGAAAAAAAGTTTGAGATTGATGACAAAAAGGAGTACTATCTCTCCAACCGTCTGGTTTTATGTGAGGATGTGCTCTCCGAAAAACAGACATTTGATATTGTGGAAAAGACCGTTAAAAAAATTATTGCCAGCGAATATAACGGCGACATTGAAAAGCTGAATACCGTCAAGCGGGTCATCGCCGACGACTACGAATCGGACTCGGTCATTGATATGGACAGTATTGCCCAAGCCACCTTTGGCGATGATTTTACAGTGAAGGAACGCTTCAGGGAGGAGGCTGCCAAAAAAGGGCTTACCCAGCGCAAAGTAGAGGTAAGCGATAATATTGAGAGCAAAATCTTTAAGAAACAAAAGTTTGTTACTGTCTCAGGCATAGAGCTCTCGATTCCAACGGACTACCTCATGCGGGAGGACATTGTAGAATTCAGAAATAATCCAGATGGTACCATCTCGGTGGAGATAAAAAATATAGAAGGATTTGTACCGAAGTAA
- a CDS encoding competence/damage-inducible protein A has protein sequence MNCELVSVGTELLTGDTLNTNVMFLSKELSINGFSVLYHTTVGDNPGRLKSVIMRALTRSDLIITTGGLGPTQDDLTKETIAEIFGMEMEQRPEIVEKLKAFFDRRGVEMTENNLRQSYVPKGGVMLPNPRGTAPGIMIEKDGKTVIMLPGPPHEMMGMYEDCVEPILHQLKNQLVISRYYNLSDIGESTVEDTIMDIIDRQDNPTVATYAKLGEVMIRLTANGDDPETINALLDRYEKIIIERFGDHIFTHSQDSLDVTVGKLLMEKGLTVALAESCTGGLVASKLAEIPGISAALKMGLVTYSNEAKMQLLKVRAETLERYGAVSEQTAREMCEHLKEISGCDITASVTGIAGPGGGSPEKPVGLVYVGVCANGKTTIKKYLFEGSRKIVQLRTANKVFHLIREAILDKTE, from the coding sequence ATGAATTGTGAGCTCGTTTCAGTTGGAACAGAACTTTTAACGGGAGACACCTTAAATACCAATGTTATGTTTTTGTCCAAGGAATTGTCTATAAATGGCTTTTCGGTGCTTTACCATACAACAGTGGGTGATAACCCGGGGCGTCTGAAATCTGTCATTATGCGGGCCTTGACCCGCAGTGACCTGATTATCACGACCGGCGGCCTCGGACCGACCCAGGATGATCTGACAAAGGAGACCATTGCGGAAATTTTTGGTATGGAAATGGAACAGCGGCCAGAAATTGTCGAGAAGCTCAAAGCGTTTTTTGACCGCCGCGGGGTAGAAATGACAGAGAATAACCTGCGTCAGTCTTACGTGCCAAAGGGGGGCGTCATGCTGCCCAACCCCAGAGGTACCGCTCCGGGAATTATGATTGAGAAGGACGGAAAAACTGTAATCATGCTGCCGGGACCACCACATGAAATGATGGGCATGTATGAGGACTGTGTGGAACCCATCCTGCACCAGCTGAAAAACCAGCTCGTGATTTCACGCTATTACAATCTTTCGGATATTGGTGAATCCACTGTTGAGGACACCATCATGGATATCATTGACCGGCAGGATAATCCAACGGTTGCCACCTATGCCAAGCTGGGCGAGGTGATGATCCGCCTGACGGCCAACGGGGATGATCCTGAAACCATTAACGCTTTGCTGGACCGGTATGAGAAGATCATCATCGAACGTTTTGGCGATCATATTTTCACACATTCCCAGGACAGCCTGGATGTGACGGTCGGTAAACTTTTAATGGAAAAGGGCCTGACTGTCGCTCTGGCAGAATCCTGCACCGGAGGTCTCGTGGCTTCAAAGCTGGCAGAGATTCCCGGAATTTCAGCGGCGTTAAAAATGGGACTGGTTACCTACTCCAATGAAGCTAAAATGCAGCTTTTAAAGGTGAGGGCCGAAACGCTTGAACGCTATGGCGCAGTCAGTGAGCAGACCGCACGGGAGATGTGCGAGCACCTTAAGGAAATTTCAGGCTGTGATATTACTGCGTCTGTCACTGGTATTGCCGGGCCTGGCGGCGGATCGCCAGAAAAACCCGTGGGACTTGTATACGTCGGGGTTTGCGCCAATGGAAAAACCACCATTAAAAAATATCTCTTTGAAGGCAGTCGAAAGATTGTTCAATTGCGCACCGCCAATAAAGTTTTTCACTTAATTCGCGAAGCAATCCTTGACAAAACAGAATGA
- the recA gene encoding recombinase RecA, which translates to MAEKRKPLEKVEEKTDNSAKQEALNAALKNIEKTFGKGAVMRLGDESAKMDVDVISTSSIGIDMALGIGGVPRGRIIEIYGPESSGKTTIALHIVAEAQKAGGNAAFIDAEHALDPVYAKALGVDVDNLIVSQPDTGEQALEILEALVRSGAIDVAVVDSVAALVPRAEIDGEMGDSHVGLQARLMSQALRKLAGIIKKSNTAAIFINQLREKVGVMYGNPEVTTGGRALKFYSSVRMDIRRIETLKKGTDMIGNRTRAKIVKNKMAPPFKTAEFDIMYGEGISREGDILDIAVELNIIKKAGSWFSYGEERLGQGRDKVKEYLKENPEFADAVEQKIRDHFAKKDEPEAPEEGSEALAKDQAEMAAELSDEDMDEFFELNEFEEE; encoded by the coding sequence ATGGCTGAAAAACGCAAACCATTAGAAAAAGTAGAAGAAAAAACTGACAACAGCGCAAAGCAGGAAGCCTTAAACGCTGCTTTAAAGAATATTGAAAAAACTTTTGGAAAGGGAGCTGTCATGCGTCTTGGAGACGAGAGTGCGAAGATGGACGTTGACGTTATCTCCACCTCATCCATCGGTATTGATATGGCGCTTGGAATTGGCGGGGTTCCCCGTGGCCGGATCATTGAGATCTACGGACCAGAATCCTCCGGTAAAACCACTATTGCCCTTCATATTGTGGCGGAAGCCCAAAAGGCCGGAGGCAACGCGGCCTTTATCGATGCCGAACATGCGCTCGATCCCGTATACGCAAAAGCCCTCGGTGTGGATGTGGATAACCTGATTGTATCCCAGCCGGACACAGGTGAGCAGGCGCTTGAAATTCTTGAAGCCCTGGTGCGGAGCGGGGCCATCGATGTGGCCGTTGTGGACTCTGTCGCGGCTCTGGTACCCCGTGCGGAAATTGATGGGGAAATGGGGGACTCCCATGTTGGGCTTCAGGCGAGACTGATGTCCCAGGCCCTCCGAAAGCTGGCAGGGATTATCAAAAAGTCCAATACCGCGGCGATCTTTATTAACCAGCTGCGCGAGAAGGTTGGGGTTATGTACGGAAATCCAGAGGTTACAACTGGCGGCCGTGCTTTGAAATTCTATTCCTCTGTCCGGATGGATATCCGCAGAATTGAAACTTTGAAAAAAGGAACCGATATGATCGGGAACCGTACCCGTGCTAAGATTGTCAAGAACAAAATGGCGCCACCGTTTAAAACTGCCGAGTTTGATATCATGTACGGCGAGGGTATCTCCAGAGAAGGGGATATTTTGGACATAGCGGTTGAGCTGAATATTATTAAAAAGGCCGGCTCATGGTTTTCCTACGGCGAGGAACGCCTGGGACAGGGACGAGACAAGGTGAAGGAATACCTTAAAGAAAACCCGGAATTTGCCGATGCGGTTGAGCAGAAAATCCGTGATCATTTTGCAAAGAAGGATGAGCCCGAAGCGCCTGAGGAAGGTTCGGAAGCTCTTGCCAAGGATCAGGCTGAAATGGCCGCGGAATTATCTGATGAGGATATGGATGAGTTTTTTGAGCTGAATGAGTTCGAGGAAGAATAA
- the dinB gene encoding DNA polymerase IV, translating to MEKVRRILHCDLNSFYASVELLSHPELKEQPVAVCGNPENRHGIILAKNEAAKKFKIQTAETVYQAKRKCPELILLPPHHDLYRHYSKIINEIYNEFTDRVEPFSIDESWLDVTDTMHLFGGSGTVVGDLVRETVKERTRLTISVGVSYNKIFAKLGSDYKKPDAVTVITPQNYKKLLWPLPVTDLIYVGKSAFKKLKCYGIRTIGDLAVSDRSVLSHDMGKMGEMLHDYANGLDDSPVRSATEPREVKSVGHGNTFGKDLENMEEVKKGLYPLAETVAKRLKGYHLKCRGVQVMIKDTGFRQISRQMTLSHPTQLFKEIFDAAVTLVGKYWDFTKGIRMLTVTGINLVSADTCEPEQITLFGSDSFEKREKLEKVEAAMDKLKEKYGDAIIYTGTALEKTEGKEKDPSD from the coding sequence ATGGAAAAAGTTCGTCGAATTCTTCATTGTGATCTGAACAGCTTTTACGCGTCGGTAGAGCTTTTATCTCATCCGGAACTTAAGGAGCAGCCAGTGGCCGTCTGTGGTAATCCGGAAAACCGCCACGGCATTATTCTGGCTAAAAATGAAGCGGCAAAAAAATTTAAAATTCAGACTGCAGAGACCGTATACCAGGCAAAGCGGAAATGTCCTGAGTTGATCCTGTTGCCGCCCCATCACGACTTGTACCGCCATTACTCAAAAATAATCAATGAGATTTATAACGAGTTTACAGATCGGGTAGAGCCTTTCAGCATTGATGAGTCCTGGCTGGACGTAACAGATACCATGCATCTTTTTGGCGGCAGCGGTACCGTCGTGGGTGATCTGGTGCGCGAAACCGTCAAGGAGCGCACCAGACTGACCATTTCGGTAGGCGTTTCCTATAATAAAATTTTTGCCAAGCTGGGCAGTGACTATAAAAAACCAGACGCGGTGACCGTTATTACACCGCAGAACTATAAAAAACTGCTGTGGCCCCTGCCAGTTACGGATCTTATCTATGTTGGCAAGAGCGCTTTCAAAAAGTTGAAATGCTATGGCATAAGGACCATTGGCGATCTGGCTGTCTCAGATCGTTCTGTGCTTTCTCATGATATGGGCAAGATGGGGGAGATGCTCCACGATTATGCCAATGGACTGGATGATAGCCCAGTGCGTTCAGCCACCGAGCCTCGGGAGGTTAAGTCTGTGGGGCATGGGAACACCTTTGGAAAAGACCTTGAAAATATGGAGGAGGTAAAAAAAGGCCTTTATCCTTTGGCAGAGACGGTTGCCAAGCGCCTTAAAGGCTACCACCTGAAATGCCGCGGTGTGCAGGTAATGATAAAAGATACGGGATTCCGTCAGATTTCGAGGCAGATGACCCTGAGCCATCCGACTCAGCTGTTCAAGGAAATCTTTGACGCGGCAGTCACTTTGGTCGGTAAATACTGGGATTTCACCAAAGGAATTCGTATGCTTACGGTAACGGGGATCAACCTGGTGAGCGCAGACACCTGTGAACCGGAACAGATAACTCTCTTTGGTTCAGACAGCTTTGAGAAGCGTGAAAAGCTGGAAAAAGTCGAGGCCGCCATGGACAAGCTGAAAGAAAAGTATGGTGACGCTATTATTTATACCGGAACAGCTCTGGAGAAAACAGAGGGTAAAGAAAAAGACCCATCCGATTGA
- a CDS encoding MIP/aquaporin family protein, whose product MLSYMSEFIGTALLVLLGDGVCAAVNLEKSGFKGGGAVYIMLGWGLAVMLPAMAFGAQSGAHFNPVLTVGLAVIGAFPWAAVPGYIVAQMLGGLVGAILVWVVYRPQFAATEDADTIRGTFCTSPQIRNIPQNILCEAAATFALVFFIVAVGHAGMTNVSDVGLNYFFVYAIIMSCGFSLGGTTGFAMNPARDLSPRIAHAILPIPNKGSSDWGYALVPVVGPLIGAILGALLASAVVLG is encoded by the coding sequence ATGCTTTCATACATGTCTGAATTTATCGGAACTGCACTACTCGTATTATTAGGGGACGGCGTTTGTGCTGCTGTAAACCTGGAAAAATCTGGTTTTAAAGGCGGCGGCGCTGTTTACATAATGCTTGGCTGGGGTCTCGCAGTTATGTTGCCAGCCATGGCCTTTGGTGCACAGTCCGGTGCACATTTTAATCCCGTTCTGACAGTCGGTTTAGCCGTTATCGGTGCATTCCCGTGGGCAGCCGTCCCGGGTTACATCGTAGCACAGATGCTTGGCGGTTTAGTCGGCGCAATCCTTGTCTGGGTTGTTTACAGACCTCAATTTGCTGCCACCGAAGATGCGGATACCATTAGAGGTACTTTCTGTACAAGTCCTCAGATCCGTAATATCCCCCAGAATATCCTGTGCGAAGCTGCAGCAACCTTCGCACTGGTATTCTTTATTGTAGCTGTCGGCCATGCAGGCATGACAAATGTGAGTGATGTTGGTTTGAATTACTTCTTCGTATACGCCATCATCATGTCCTGTGGTTTCTCACTTGGTGGTACCACCGGATTTGCCATGAACCCTGCCAGAGACTTATCTCCACGTATTGCTCATGCTATTCTGCCAATTCCGAACAAGGGCTCCTCTGATTGGGGTTACGCACTGGTTCCTGTTGTTGGTCCATTGATTGGTGCAATCCTGGGTGCTCTGCTTGCCAGCGCAGTCGTTTTAGGATAA